The following are from one region of the Etheostoma spectabile isolate EspeVRDwgs_2016 chromosome 17, UIUC_Espe_1.0, whole genome shotgun sequence genome:
- the capn1a gene encoding calpain-1 catalytic subunit isoform X1 — MYPTGGISATIQANRLRAEGMGSKEHALHFSNQDYEALKQECLESGCLFEDPCFPAEPPSLGFKELAPYSSKTRDVEWKRPTELTDDPQFIVGGATRTDICQGALGDCWLLAAIASLTLNERLLHRVVPHGQSFQDDYAGIFHFQFWQFGDWVDVVIDDRLPVKGGEIMFVHSAEGNEFWSALLEKAYAKLNGSYEALSGGSTTEGFEDFTGGVSEMYELRKAPKDLHRIIAKALERGSLLGCSIDITSAFDMEAVTFKKLVKGHAYSVTGLKEVDFRGNMERLIRIRNPWGQVEWTGAWSDSSPEWDEVDPSEREDLHLQMEDGEFWMSFSEFKRQFSRLEICNLTPDALSEDSLGHWNTMKFYGAWRRGSTAGGCRNHPNTFWINPQYKITLLEEDDDPEDDEVACSFLVALMQKDRRRYRRHGQDMHTIGFALYEIPEEFRGCQNVHLKKDFFLKHSSCARSETFINLREVSTRLRLPPGEYLVVPSTFEPSKEADFVLRVFTEKQSETEELDDEISADLGDDVRISETKKKTLHTTLYEGKISRTLMINQCLYICGFLQDEITEDDIDDSFRSMFGQLAGEDMEISIQELRTILNRVLSRHKDLKTDGFSVESCRTMVNLMDKDGSARLGLVEFQILWNKIRKWLVIFRDFDLDKSGAMSSYEMRLAVEAAGFKLNNRLNQILVARYAENEMIDFDNFICCLVKLEAMFRSFQQFDKEGSGEAEMNINEWLYLTMCG; from the exons ATGTATCCAACTGGAGGGATATCTGCAACCATACAAGCTAACAGGCTGCGGGCAGAAGGCATGGGCTCCAAGGAGCATGCTTTGCACTTCTCCAACCAGGACTACGAGGCCCTGAAGCAGGAATGTTTGGAGTCCGGCTGCTTGTTTGAAGACCCCTGTTTCCCCGCTGAGCCTCCATCCCTGGGCTTCAAGGAGCTCGCCCCCTATTCCTCCAAAACTAGGGATGTGGAGTGGAAGAGGCCTACG GAACTGACGGATGACCCTCAATTCATTGTTGGGGGTGCCACCAGAACGGACATCTGTCAGGGAGCGCTGG GTGACTGCTGGCTCTTGGCAGCCATCGCCTCTCTCACCCTGAACGAGAGGCTTCTTCATCGGGTTGTCCCACATGGGCAGTCCTTCCAAGATGACTATGCTGGAATCTTCCACTTTCAG TTCTGGCAGTTTGGCGATTGGGTAGATGTCGTGATAGATGACAGACTGCCTGTCAAAGGTGGGGAGATCATGTTTGTCCATTCTGCTGAGGGTAATGAATTTTGGAGTGCTCTCCTGGAGAAAGCATATGCCAA GTTGAATGGCTCTTATGAGGCTCTGTCCGGAGGGAGCACCACTGAAGGCTTTGAGGACTTCACAGGTGGTGTGTCTGAGATGTACGAGCTCCGCAAGGCTCCCAAAGATCTCCACAGGATAATTGCCAAAGCCCTGGAGAGAGGCTCTCTGCTGGGTTGCTCTATCGAT ATCACCAGTGCCTTCGACATGGAGGCTGTTACATTCAAGAAGCTTGTGAAGGGCCACGCCTACTCAGTCACTGGATTGAAGGAG GTTGATTTCCGCGGCAACATGGAACGCTTAATCCGAATACGTAACCCGTGGGGTCAGGTGGAGTGGACTGGTGCCTGGAGTGATAG TTCCCCCGAATGGGATGAGGTTGACCCTTCTGAACGAGAAGACCTGCATCTTCAGATGGAAGACGGGGAGTTTTG GATGTCGTTCAGTGAATTCAAGAGGCAGTTTTCTCGGCTAGAGATCTGTAACTTGACTCCCGATGCTCTAAGTGAAGACAGCCTTGGCCATTGGAACACCATGAAGTTCTACGGCGCGTGGAGGAGAGGCAGCACCGCTGGAGGCTGCAGGAACCATCCCA ACACGTTTTGGATCAACCCCCAGTACAAGATCACGTTGCTGGAGGAGGATGATGACCCGGAGGACGATGAGGTGGCGTGCAGTTTTTTAGTAGCTCTCATGCAGAAGGACCGCCGCAGGTATCGGCGCCATGGTCAGGACATGCACACCATTGGCTTTGCTCTTTATGAG ATTCCAGAAGAG TTCAGAGGCTGCCAGAATGTCCATTTGAAGaaagatttctttttgaaacaTTCATCGTGCGCTCGCTCTGAGACCTTCATCAACCTGCGAGAGGTGAGCACACGGCTACGTCTGCCCCCCGGAGAGTACCTCGTCGTCCCCTCCACCTTTGAACCCAGCAAGGAGGCGGACTTTGTCCTGAGAGTCTTCACTGAGAAGCAATCAGAAACCGA AGAACTGGATGATGAAATCTCTGCCGATTTAGGAGATGATGTACGTATCAGcgagacaaaaaagaaaacgttACATACTACACTGTATGAAGGTAAAATAAGTAGGACCCTGATGATAAACCAATGCCTCTATATCTGTGGTTTCCTCCAGGATGAAATAACTGAAGACGACATCGATGACTCTTTTAGGTCCATGTTCGGCCAGCTAGCAGGAGAG gacatGGAGATTTCTATTCAGGAGCTTCGGACCATTCTAAACCGAGTCCTCTCCCGCC aCAAAGATCTGAAGACTGATGGCTTCAGTGTGGAATCCTGCAGGACCATGGTCAACCTGATGGAT AAAGATGGTAGTGCCCGTTTAGGGCTGGTGGAGTTTCAGATCCTCTGGAACAAGATCCGAAAGTGGCTG GTCATTTTTAGGGATTTTGACCTTGACAAGTCAGGGGCCATGAGCTCGTATGAGATGCGTCTTGCTGTGGAGGCGGCAG GTTTTAAACTGAATAACAGACTGAACCAGATTCTGGTAGCCCGGTATGCAGAGAACGAGATGATTGACTTTGACAACTTCATCTGCTGCTTGGTCAAGCTTGAAGCCATGTTTA GGTCTTTCCAGCAGTTCGACAAGGAGGGATCAGGAGAGGCTGAGATGAATATCAACGAG TGGCTCTACCTGACAATGTGTGGTTGA
- the mrpl14 gene encoding large ribosomal subunit protein uL14m isoform X2, with translation MAFPLLSKSLTGLLVESSSIIHQRTFSVSAVAAAIQKMTRVRVVDNSSLGNTPYHRPPRVIHVYTKNGVGKVGDKVLLAIKGQKKKALIVGHKMPGERMSPRFDSNNVVLIEDNGNPTGTRIKVPIPTHLRKVEGDYAKVLAIASAFV, from the exons ATGGCTTTCCCCCTGCTTTCAAAATCTCTAACTGGGCTCCTTGTAGAGTCATCGTCTATAATTCATCAGAGGACCTTTAG TGTATCTGCTGTTGCAGCGGCCATTCAAAAGATGACAAGAGTGCGTGTAGTGGACAACAGCTCTCTTGGAAATACACCATACCACCGACCCCCGAGGGTGATCCATGTCTACACCAAGAATGGTGTGGGAAAAGTTGGTGACAAAGTGTTGCTTGCCATCAaaggacagaagaagaaagcGCTCATCGTTGGACACAAGATGCCTGGAGAACGCATGAGTCCGCGCTTTGATTCGAACAATGTTGTTCTGATTGAGGACAATGGAAACCCTACAGGAACAAGGATTAAGGTCCCTATCCCCACACATCTGCGTAAAGTAGAGGGCGATTACGCCAAAGTCCTAGCAATTGCTAGTGCATTTGTTTAA
- the capn1a gene encoding calpain-1 catalytic subunit isoform X2 — protein MYPTGGISATIQANRLRAEGMGSKEHALHFSNQDYEALKQECLESGCLFEDPCFPAEPPSLGFKELAPYSSKTRDVEWKRPTELTDDPQFIVGGATRTDICQGALGDCWLLAAIASLTLNERLLHRVVPHGQSFQDDYAGIFHFQFWQFGDWVDVVIDDRLPVKGGEIMFVHSAEGNEFWSALLEKAYAKLNGSYEALSGGSTTEGFEDFTGGVSEMYELRKAPKDLHRIIAKALERGSLLGCSIDITSAFDMEAVTFKKLVKGHAYSVTGLKEVDFRGNMERLIRIRNPWGQVEWTGAWSDSSPEWDEVDPSEREDLHLQMEDGEFWMSFSEFKRQFSRLEICNLTPDALSEDSLGHWNTMKFYGAWRRGSTAGGCRNHPNTFWINPQYKITLLEEDDDPEDDEVACSFLVALMQKDRRRYRRHGQDMHTIGFALYEIPEEFRGCQNVHLKKDFFLKHSSCARSETFINLREVSTRLRLPPGEYLVVPSTFEPSKEADFVLRVFTEKQSETEELDDEISADLGDDDEITEDDIDDSFRSMFGQLAGEDMEISIQELRTILNRVLSRHKDLKTDGFSVESCRTMVNLMDKDGSARLGLVEFQILWNKIRKWLVIFRDFDLDKSGAMSSYEMRLAVEAAGFKLNNRLNQILVARYAENEMIDFDNFICCLVKLEAMFRSFQQFDKEGSGEAEMNINEWLYLTMCG, from the exons ATGTATCCAACTGGAGGGATATCTGCAACCATACAAGCTAACAGGCTGCGGGCAGAAGGCATGGGCTCCAAGGAGCATGCTTTGCACTTCTCCAACCAGGACTACGAGGCCCTGAAGCAGGAATGTTTGGAGTCCGGCTGCTTGTTTGAAGACCCCTGTTTCCCCGCTGAGCCTCCATCCCTGGGCTTCAAGGAGCTCGCCCCCTATTCCTCCAAAACTAGGGATGTGGAGTGGAAGAGGCCTACG GAACTGACGGATGACCCTCAATTCATTGTTGGGGGTGCCACCAGAACGGACATCTGTCAGGGAGCGCTGG GTGACTGCTGGCTCTTGGCAGCCATCGCCTCTCTCACCCTGAACGAGAGGCTTCTTCATCGGGTTGTCCCACATGGGCAGTCCTTCCAAGATGACTATGCTGGAATCTTCCACTTTCAG TTCTGGCAGTTTGGCGATTGGGTAGATGTCGTGATAGATGACAGACTGCCTGTCAAAGGTGGGGAGATCATGTTTGTCCATTCTGCTGAGGGTAATGAATTTTGGAGTGCTCTCCTGGAGAAAGCATATGCCAA GTTGAATGGCTCTTATGAGGCTCTGTCCGGAGGGAGCACCACTGAAGGCTTTGAGGACTTCACAGGTGGTGTGTCTGAGATGTACGAGCTCCGCAAGGCTCCCAAAGATCTCCACAGGATAATTGCCAAAGCCCTGGAGAGAGGCTCTCTGCTGGGTTGCTCTATCGAT ATCACCAGTGCCTTCGACATGGAGGCTGTTACATTCAAGAAGCTTGTGAAGGGCCACGCCTACTCAGTCACTGGATTGAAGGAG GTTGATTTCCGCGGCAACATGGAACGCTTAATCCGAATACGTAACCCGTGGGGTCAGGTGGAGTGGACTGGTGCCTGGAGTGATAG TTCCCCCGAATGGGATGAGGTTGACCCTTCTGAACGAGAAGACCTGCATCTTCAGATGGAAGACGGGGAGTTTTG GATGTCGTTCAGTGAATTCAAGAGGCAGTTTTCTCGGCTAGAGATCTGTAACTTGACTCCCGATGCTCTAAGTGAAGACAGCCTTGGCCATTGGAACACCATGAAGTTCTACGGCGCGTGGAGGAGAGGCAGCACCGCTGGAGGCTGCAGGAACCATCCCA ACACGTTTTGGATCAACCCCCAGTACAAGATCACGTTGCTGGAGGAGGATGATGACCCGGAGGACGATGAGGTGGCGTGCAGTTTTTTAGTAGCTCTCATGCAGAAGGACCGCCGCAGGTATCGGCGCCATGGTCAGGACATGCACACCATTGGCTTTGCTCTTTATGAG ATTCCAGAAGAG TTCAGAGGCTGCCAGAATGTCCATTTGAAGaaagatttctttttgaaacaTTCATCGTGCGCTCGCTCTGAGACCTTCATCAACCTGCGAGAGGTGAGCACACGGCTACGTCTGCCCCCCGGAGAGTACCTCGTCGTCCCCTCCACCTTTGAACCCAGCAAGGAGGCGGACTTTGTCCTGAGAGTCTTCACTGAGAAGCAATCAGAAACCGA AGAACTGGATGATGAAATCTCTGCCGATTTAGGAGATGAT GATGAAATAACTGAAGACGACATCGATGACTCTTTTAGGTCCATGTTCGGCCAGCTAGCAGGAGAG gacatGGAGATTTCTATTCAGGAGCTTCGGACCATTCTAAACCGAGTCCTCTCCCGCC aCAAAGATCTGAAGACTGATGGCTTCAGTGTGGAATCCTGCAGGACCATGGTCAACCTGATGGAT AAAGATGGTAGTGCCCGTTTAGGGCTGGTGGAGTTTCAGATCCTCTGGAACAAGATCCGAAAGTGGCTG GTCATTTTTAGGGATTTTGACCTTGACAAGTCAGGGGCCATGAGCTCGTATGAGATGCGTCTTGCTGTGGAGGCGGCAG GTTTTAAACTGAATAACAGACTGAACCAGATTCTGGTAGCCCGGTATGCAGAGAACGAGATGATTGACTTTGACAACTTCATCTGCTGCTTGGTCAAGCTTGAAGCCATGTTTA GGTCTTTCCAGCAGTTCGACAAGGAGGGATCAGGAGAGGCTGAGATGAATATCAACGAG TGGCTCTACCTGACAATGTGTGGTTGA
- the mrpl14 gene encoding large ribosomal subunit protein uL14m isoform X1, whose product MCIFGAKTPNDSSPLLADKVFAVIMAFPLLSKSLTGLLVESSSIIHQRTFSVSAVAAAIQKMTRVRVVDNSSLGNTPYHRPPRVIHVYTKNGVGKVGDKVLLAIKGQKKKALIVGHKMPGERMSPRFDSNNVVLIEDNGNPTGTRIKVPIPTHLRKVEGDYAKVLAIASAFV is encoded by the exons CTGACAAAGTATTCGCTGTAATTATGGCTTTCCCCCTGCTTTCAAAATCTCTAACTGGGCTCCTTGTAGAGTCATCGTCTATAATTCATCAGAGGACCTTTAG TGTATCTGCTGTTGCAGCGGCCATTCAAAAGATGACAAGAGTGCGTGTAGTGGACAACAGCTCTCTTGGAAATACACCATACCACCGACCCCCGAGGGTGATCCATGTCTACACCAAGAATGGTGTGGGAAAAGTTGGTGACAAAGTGTTGCTTGCCATCAaaggacagaagaagaaagcGCTCATCGTTGGACACAAGATGCCTGGAGAACGCATGAGTCCGCGCTTTGATTCGAACAATGTTGTTCTGATTGAGGACAATGGAAACCCTACAGGAACAAGGATTAAGGTCCCTATCCCCACACATCTGCGTAAAGTAGAGGGCGATTACGCCAAAGTCCTAGCAATTGCTAGTGCATTTGTTTAA